One window of the Chryseobacterium sp. CY350 genome contains the following:
- the porU gene encoding type IX secretion system sortase PorU, giving the protein MRLKTTLLFLFAFISTAWAQRITIEWDGAKIEDFGDIKRNLPNFKNEGFSYGQNNIFILHKQKVGESQVKVSNLVWETVSNRELYDISKSLLPDYDIAGVNYFYEDGERFANANIALFKVVKGSVQRLSSFEISSSNSPANFSAQKVGTTVNPLSSGVFYKIKVDKSGIFKITAQFLRDIGVNPSNVNPKNFRIYGNGGIMLPEFNQDVKYSALQENSIQVVGEEDNVWNDSDYALFYAQGPNGYNLYNTNNGNGIKRRDSRNDQMENVKNIYEDFSYYYINFDKGAGKRVQTVDLNLPTTPPITRYDDYQVINNDERNLLKVGRIWVENQTINSEKTLTFNLKSPIQGSDVIKYRTQVVGYRAQGNSMAFSINNQNPVTDTSVSSDLDFRPFRYLGTVTNLSGNQINIKYNPTIAINPNGTFHLDYVEVQYKEDLKFNGTQMNFRDFSLQSGTNTNYGFSISSVSNMEQVWDVTDITNANRRVNKATGSGSFNFGYNASNTSFNNEFVAFRADAAYGPQFVERINSQNLSALQNVDYLIIAPPEMMAQAQRLSNYHQTKNNYNVQIVDPAKIYNEFGSGSRDLTAIRDFITKLNTPLGSLKYTFILGDASFDYKNRVPNNSNVVSSYQSEESSDFVGSYVTDDYIVMTKPQTDPFLANNLPDLPVGRIPAANATEAGNMIDKTLAYYNSLPGQSTPFGEWRMKLDFVVDDDNDGGIPFHTVMNNTLQSTFEVPASTMLKEYNVRKLYLDAFQAQSTAGGQRYPQVNQAISNDLGNSLYLFYLGHGGINGWSQERVFTLDEIQNANNFSNVYSRFPFVSTITCEFTLWDEPGTASAGEQLMKLKQGGAAAMITSSRAVGVGYGLDFTNLYTKDIFKMVNDDFIPVGDAHLNAKKLKPGDANHLKVNLLGDPAMKLSRPQRLLVIDGIETPVPGLIRGLDFVKIKGHINNSSGTTNTTFNGRVVINIFDKKLNKTTLNNDGGLTPILNYTEEGSAIVKASGTAVNGVFTVEFYVPKDINYAVGEGRLLGYADNKSVDVFNNQAVQVGDINPNGINDNEPPKVKLYMNNTNFANGGITDQNPMLLACVTDDTGINSTGSGIGHDITVYLDGQIINTVVLNDFFASGEGNGCLNPGLADYQKGNVTYPFRNLAKGQHQLTFKVWDINNNSTTETLNFEVKDEADQHLVINRPLNWPNPFTNKTYIHFEHNCDDILDVNVQIYTITGKLVRTLSQPVVAEPFLQGFRTPRQAIEWDGKDDFGDTVAKGTYIFKIFAKSQNQEKCKGSATAVEKMVLLK; this is encoded by the coding sequence ATGAGACTAAAAACAACTCTTTTATTCCTATTTGCCTTTATATCAACGGCTTGGGCTCAAAGAATCACCATAGAATGGGACGGAGCCAAAATCGAAGACTTTGGCGATATAAAACGGAATCTTCCGAACTTCAAAAATGAGGGTTTTTCGTACGGCCAAAACAACATTTTTATCCTTCATAAGCAAAAAGTAGGTGAAAGCCAGGTAAAAGTTTCTAATCTTGTGTGGGAAACTGTTTCGAACAGAGAATTGTATGACATCAGTAAAAGCCTTTTACCGGACTACGATATTGCCGGTGTCAATTATTTTTATGAGGACGGCGAGCGATTTGCAAATGCCAATATCGCACTATTTAAAGTCGTAAAAGGAAGTGTGCAGAGGCTTTCATCATTTGAAATTTCATCATCAAATTCGCCGGCAAATTTTTCGGCACAAAAAGTAGGAACAACAGTAAACCCATTATCTTCGGGAGTTTTCTACAAAATAAAGGTCGATAAATCCGGAATTTTCAAAATCACAGCTCAATTTTTAAGAGATATCGGAGTAAATCCTTCGAACGTAAATCCAAAAAACTTCAGAATTTATGGCAACGGCGGAATTATGCTTCCTGAATTTAATCAGGATGTAAAATACAGCGCACTGCAGGAAAATTCTATTCAGGTTGTAGGGGAAGAAGATAATGTATGGAATGATTCCGATTATGCACTTTTCTATGCTCAAGGCCCTAATGGTTATAATCTTTATAATACAAATAACGGAAACGGTATCAAAAGACGAGACAGCCGAAATGACCAGATGGAGAATGTAAAGAATATCTACGAAGACTTTTCTTATTATTACATCAACTTCGATAAAGGAGCCGGAAAAAGGGTACAGACTGTCGATTTAAATTTGCCTACTACTCCACCTATTACTAGATATGACGACTATCAGGTCATTAATAATGACGAAAGAAACCTGCTGAAAGTTGGAAGAATCTGGGTAGAAAATCAAACAATAAATTCTGAGAAAACTTTAACATTTAATTTAAAATCACCTATTCAGGGTTCTGACGTTATAAAATACAGAACTCAGGTCGTGGGCTACCGTGCCCAGGGAAACAGCATGGCTTTTTCTATTAATAATCAAAATCCTGTGACTGATACTTCGGTATCTTCAGATCTTGATTTTCGACCATTCAGATATCTTGGAACTGTGACTAATTTGAGTGGAAATCAAATCAATATTAAATACAACCCAACAATAGCAATTAATCCTAACGGAACTTTTCACCTGGATTATGTTGAAGTACAATATAAAGAAGATTTAAAATTTAATGGAACTCAAATGAATTTCAGAGACTTTTCTCTTCAAAGCGGTACCAATACCAATTACGGATTCAGCATTTCCTCAGTTTCTAATATGGAACAGGTTTGGGACGTTACTGATATTACAAACGCAAACCGACGTGTAAATAAAGCAACAGGAAGCGGTAGCTTTAATTTCGGCTATAATGCTTCTAATACTTCTTTTAATAATGAGTTTGTTGCTTTCCGGGCAGATGCCGCTTACGGACCTCAGTTTGTGGAAAGAATAAACAGCCAAAATCTATCTGCTCTTCAAAATGTAGACTACTTAATTATTGCACCGCCGGAAATGATGGCTCAGGCTCAGAGACTTTCCAATTACCACCAAACGAAAAACAACTATAATGTGCAGATTGTAGATCCTGCAAAAATCTACAATGAGTTTGGCAGCGGAAGCAGAGATCTTACGGCAATCAGAGATTTTATCACAAAACTAAATACACCTCTTGGAAGCTTAAAATATACTTTCATTTTGGGTGATGCGTCATTTGATTACAAAAACAGAGTCCCTAATAATTCAAATGTCGTATCAAGCTATCAAAGTGAAGAATCAAGCGATTTCGTTGGCTCGTACGTCACAGACGATTATATCGTAATGACAAAACCACAAACAGATCCATTTTTAGCAAATAACTTACCCGATCTTCCGGTAGGAAGAATTCCTGCAGCAAATGCCACGGAAGCAGGAAATATGATTGATAAAACTTTGGCCTACTACAATTCTTTACCCGGCCAATCTACGCCTTTCGGAGAATGGAGAATGAAGCTGGATTTTGTGGTAGACGATGACAATGACGGTGGAATTCCTTTTCATACTGTCATGAACAATACATTACAAAGTACATTCGAAGTGCCTGCGAGTACAATGCTGAAAGAATATAATGTAAGAAAACTATATCTTGATGCTTTTCAGGCTCAAAGTACGGCAGGAGGACAAAGATATCCTCAGGTTAACCAGGCTATTTCAAATGATCTGGGTAACAGCTTGTATCTTTTCTATCTTGGACACGGTGGAATCAACGGTTGGTCTCAGGAAAGAGTTTTTACTTTAGACGAAATTCAAAATGCCAATAATTTTTCTAATGTCTACAGCAGATTTCCGTTTGTATCAACTATAACCTGCGAATTTACACTTTGGGACGAGCCGGGAACGGCTTCTGCCGGAGAACAGCTGATGAAACTGAAGCAAGGCGGTGCCGCAGCGATGATTACCTCAAGCCGTGCAGTAGGTGTGGGCTATGGTTTAGATTTTACCAATCTCTACACTAAGGATATCTTCAAAATGGTAAATGATGATTTTATTCCTGTAGGAGATGCACATCTTAATGCTAAAAAACTGAAACCCGGAGATGCTAATCACTTAAAAGTAAATTTATTAGGAGATCCTGCCATGAAACTGAGCAGACCACAGAGATTATTGGTAATCGACGGAATAGAAACTCCTGTTCCGGGGTTAATCAGAGGTTTGGATTTTGTGAAAATAAAAGGCCATATCAATAATTCCAGTGGAACAACCAACACGACATTTAATGGCAGAGTTGTTATCAACATTTTTGATAAAAAATTAAATAAAACAACTTTAAATAATGACGGAGGTCTTACTCCTATTCTAAATTACACAGAAGAAGGAAGCGCGATCGTGAAGGCTTCAGGCACAGCAGTAAACGGTGTTTTCACTGTAGAATTTTACGTTCCGAAAGATATCAATTATGCTGTAGGAGAAGGTAGATTATTAGGATATGCCGATAATAAATCTGTTGATGTATTTAATAATCAGGCAGTGCAGGTAGGTGATATTAATCCGAACGGAATCAATGATAATGAACCGCCGAAAGTGAAACTATATATGAATAACACCAATTTTGCCAACGGTGGGATTACAGATCAGAACCCGATGCTTCTTGCTTGTGTCACAGATGATACAGGAATAAATTCTACAGGATCTGGTATTGGTCACGATATTACTGTATATTTGGACGGACAAATTATTAACACCGTAGTTTTGAATGATTTTTTCGCATCAGGAGAAGGAAATGGATGTCTTAATCCTGGCTTGGCAGATTATCAGAAAGGGAATGTAACCTACCCTTTCAGAAACCTTGCGAAAGGACAGCATCAGTTGACATTTAAAGTTTGGGATATAAACAATAATTCGACAACTGAAACGTTAAACTTTGAAGTTAAAGATGAAGCAGATCAGCATCTGGTAATCAACAGACCGCTGAACTGGCCAAATCCTTTTACCAACAAAACGTACATACATTTTGAGCATAATTGTGATGATATATTAGATGTGAACGTTCAGATTTATACAATTACAGGAAAATTAGTAAGAACTTTAAGTCAGCCTGTAGTTGCAGAACCCTTCCTACAGGGCTTTAGAACGCCACGTCAGGCAATAGAATGGGACGGAAAAGATGATTTTGGTGACACAGTAGCAAAAGGTACGTATATTTTTAAGATATTTGCAAAAAGTCAAAATCAAGAAAAATGCAAAGGAAGTGCTACAGCTGTAGAAAAAATGGTACTTTTGAAGTAA
- the gldJ gene encoding gliding motility lipoprotein GldJ, with protein sequence MKKLKLFSLIALSSTLALTSCGGSSTSKGGGTKKFVSKTGWKPNEKQGWFFAGKQQKQKGWPGMVYVEGGTFTMGLVKDDVMHDWNNSPRRMQVSSFFIGETEITNYEYREYLTWLKYVFPPSDPSFKEIYNGALPDTLLWDNKLSRNDLNETYFRDQNYDYYPVVGVSWTQANRYCEWLTDRANEKALMQAGIIAKDLYINESNNQGGTAFNMDKFKSNDPEMQGYINEQRLQQKSGMKTTNQRLLAANRSPSSAMVTKFRLPTEVEWEYAALGMEKSREYNNYLEKKPQIDKLRGTKGKDRGMILANFKQGRGDYSGPAGWKNDGAAQTSDVRQFPSNDIGIYGMFGNVAEWTADVYRPIIDEDFTDFNYYRGNMPQAIVRNGDGTYKMVDEGSIKYDTLADGRLVYKNLPGQYERETIADYRNYRDGDRMSSLDYRNASDSSANYNMYNAPTTRFVVDGNGKVVMQRDTKERTSEMTNDIRVIKGGSWQDSAYWLDPGQRRYKSQASGYGWIGFRVAQDARVNDKARTRR encoded by the coding sequence ATGAAAAAACTAAAGTTGTTTTCATTAATAGCATTAAGTTCTACACTTGCATTAACCAGCTGTGGAGGGTCTAGTACCAGCAAAGGAGGCGGCACTAAAAAATTTGTCAGCAAGACAGGTTGGAAACCAAACGAAAAACAAGGTTGGTTTTTTGCAGGAAAGCAACAAAAGCAGAAAGGTTGGCCAGGAATGGTATATGTAGAAGGTGGAACTTTTACAATGGGATTAGTGAAAGATGATGTAATGCATGATTGGAATAACTCGCCTCGCAGAATGCAGGTAAGCTCATTCTTTATCGGTGAAACAGAAATTACTAACTACGAATACCGCGAATACCTGACATGGTTGAAGTACGTATTCCCACCAAGTGATCCTAGTTTCAAGGAAATCTATAACGGTGCCCTACCAGACACTTTATTATGGGATAACAAATTATCAAGAAATGATCTTAACGAAACTTATTTCAGAGATCAGAATTATGATTATTATCCGGTAGTAGGAGTTTCTTGGACTCAAGCAAACAGATACTGCGAATGGTTGACAGACAGAGCAAACGAAAAAGCTCTTATGCAGGCAGGTATCATTGCTAAAGATTTGTACATCAACGAATCAAACAACCAAGGTGGAACTGCATTTAATATGGATAAATTCAAATCGAATGATCCTGAAATGCAAGGGTACATCAACGAACAGAGATTACAGCAAAAATCTGGTATGAAAACGACCAACCAAAGATTATTAGCTGCAAACAGATCTCCTAGTTCTGCGATGGTAACAAAATTCAGACTTCCTACAGAGGTTGAATGGGAGTACGCAGCTCTTGGTATGGAAAAAAGCAGAGAGTACAACAACTATCTTGAGAAGAAACCACAGATCGATAAACTGAGAGGTACCAAAGGTAAAGACAGAGGGATGATCTTGGCAAACTTCAAACAGGGTAGAGGAGATTATTCAGGACCTGCAGGATGGAAAAATGACGGTGCTGCTCAGACTTCAGATGTTAGACAATTCCCTTCAAACGATATCGGTATCTACGGTATGTTCGGAAACGTTGCAGAATGGACGGCTGATGTTTACAGACCAATCATTGACGAAGATTTTACAGACTTCAATTATTACAGAGGAAATATGCCTCAGGCTATCGTAAGAAACGGTGACGGAACTTACAAAATGGTAGACGAAGGTTCGATCAAATATGATACTTTGGCTGACGGTAGATTAGTTTACAAAAACTTACCTGGTCAGTACGAAAGAGAAACAATTGCTGATTACAGAAACTATAGAGATGGTGACAGAATGTCTTCATTAGATTATAGAAACGCCAGCGATTCTTCTGCTAATTACAACATGTATAACGCGCCTACAACAAGATTTGTAGTTGACGGAAACGGAAAAGTAGTAATGCAGAGAGATACTAAAGAAAGAACTTCAGAGATGACTAATGATATCAGAGTGATCAAAGGAGGTTCTTGGCAAGATTCAGCTTACTGGCTAGATCCGGGACAAAGAAGATACAAAAGCCAGGCTTCTGGTTATGGTTGGATTGGTTTCCGTGTTGCTCAGGATGCAAGAGTTAACGATAAGGCTAGAACAAGAAGATAA
- a CDS encoding UDP-N-acetylmuramoyl-tripeptide--D-alanyl-D-alanine ligase — protein sequence MNVEQFYPLFLKAEKVTIDSRKVSSSDIFFAFSGDNFNAASSAQKAIESGALAVIVEDKNFENEDRNIFYVPSTLKFLQKLAVYHRDQLEIPVIGLTGSNGKTTTKELIHAVLSQKFNVQYTYGNLNNHIGVPLTILSIKPEHQMAVIEMGANHQKEIELLCTLAKPNFGYITNFGKAHLEGFGGLEGVIKGKSELYDYLKINKRTIIINENDHIQVEKTIDYDPKITFGKITSDYFFQIFSDEHFVGVDYQDVKALSQLTGDYNFTNLCAAVSFGLHFGVSVDQIKDAIENYTPTNMRSQLVKIDDKTMVLDTYNANPSSMIASLYNFITFEGTKTVIIGDMLELGEESRIEHMNILKTAHDLGFNEIITVGKHFKAVNDSSQSFEDTSELIQYLKANKIQSENVLLKASRGISLEKVIDFI from the coding sequence ATGAATGTAGAACAGTTTTATCCTTTGTTTTTAAAGGCAGAAAAAGTAACGATTGACAGTAGAAAAGTCAGTTCTAGTGATATTTTTTTCGCCTTCTCCGGAGATAATTTCAATGCGGCATCTTCAGCACAGAAAGCAATTGAAAGTGGAGCTTTAGCAGTAATTGTTGAAGATAAAAATTTTGAAAATGAGGATAGAAATATTTTCTACGTTCCCTCAACTTTAAAGTTTCTTCAAAAACTTGCAGTATATCACAGAGATCAACTGGAAATTCCAGTTATCGGTCTCACTGGAAGCAATGGTAAGACGACCACCAAAGAACTGATTCATGCCGTACTTTCGCAAAAATTTAATGTGCAGTATACTTACGGTAATTTAAATAATCATATCGGTGTTCCGCTCACTATTTTATCAATTAAACCAGAGCATCAGATGGCGGTTATTGAAATGGGAGCCAATCATCAAAAGGAAATTGAGCTTTTATGTACTTTAGCAAAGCCAAATTTCGGGTATATTACCAATTTTGGTAAAGCACATTTAGAGGGCTTTGGAGGTCTTGAAGGCGTAATTAAAGGAAAATCTGAATTGTACGATTATCTTAAAATAAATAAGCGAACAATTATAATAAACGAAAATGATCATATTCAGGTAGAAAAAACTATTGATTATGATCCAAAAATTACTTTTGGAAAAATTACCTCAGATTATTTTTTCCAAATTTTTTCAGATGAGCATTTTGTAGGAGTAGATTATCAGGATGTAAAAGCTCTATCTCAACTTACGGGTGATTATAATTTTACAAATCTTTGTGCAGCAGTTAGTTTTGGGCTGCATTTCGGTGTTTCAGTAGATCAGATTAAAGATGCGATCGAAAATTATACACCAACGAATATGCGCTCTCAGCTTGTAAAAATAGATGATAAAACGATGGTTTTAGATACTTATAATGCAAACCCGAGTTCAATGATTGCTTCTCTTTATAATTTTATAACATTTGAAGGCACAAAAACCGTTATCATTGGTGATATGCTGGAACTGGGAGAAGAAAGCAGAATTGAGCACATGAACATTCTAAAAACGGCTCATGATCTTGGTTTTAACGAAATTATTACAGTAGGAAAACATTTTAAGGCAGTCAATGATTCATCACAATCTTTTGAAGATACTTCAGAATTGATTCAATACCTGAAAGCAAACAAAATTCAATCTGAAAATGTTTTGTTAAAAGCTTCGAGAGGTATTTCGCTAGAAAAAGTAATTGATTTTATTTAG
- a CDS encoding NUDIX hydrolase, with translation MYKVFVNEKKLLLSKQSEDLEKTLKYESFTTLEIALDLLQNTSVKELNVFGEQIDEIWEEFRKLFRIIEAAGGIVNRPNGDILFIKRLGKWDLPKGKMEKGESREESAVREIEEETNLQNVELLDFINTTYHIYIERNGDKVLKYTHWFEMNFDGEDTSKPQLEEGITEVAWKNTSQIKSEVFPSTFKNIQLIIKEFWETKTK, from the coding sequence ATGTATAAAGTTTTTGTGAACGAAAAAAAATTATTACTCTCTAAGCAGTCCGAAGACTTAGAAAAAACTCTGAAATATGAAAGTTTCACAACTTTAGAGATTGCGCTTGATCTTCTACAGAATACATCAGTAAAAGAACTGAATGTTTTTGGAGAACAGATCGACGAAATATGGGAAGAATTTAGAAAGCTTTTCAGAATCATTGAAGCAGCCGGAGGTATCGTCAACAGACCAAACGGAGATATTCTTTTCATTAAAAGACTCGGGAAATGGGATCTTCCAAAAGGTAAAATGGAAAAAGGCGAATCTCGTGAAGAATCTGCAGTGAGAGAAATTGAGGAAGAAACCAACCTGCAAAATGTTGAACTTTTAGATTTCATCAACACCACTTATCATATTTATATTGAGAGAAACGGCGACAAAGTCTTAAAATACACTCATTGGTTTGAAATGAATTTTGACGGTGAAGACACTTCAAAACCTCAACTGGAGGAGGGAATTACCGAAGTTGCATGGAAAAATACTTCACAGATAAAAAGCGAAGTCTTCCCAAGTACTTTTAAGAACATTCAATTGATTATTAAAGAATTCTGGGAAACCAAGACTAAATAA
- a CDS encoding SRPBCC family protein produces the protein MNLEGRKIIVNKSSKELSDLLRTPENYKNFMPDGLQKFESREDGFKFGLQGMPEIALKIDEVTEEKAVLKSASSSLDFALTATLKSLSENQTEVQMLFEGKFNPFIKMMVEKPLQNFINTLTDKIEAYK, from the coding sequence ATGAATTTAGAAGGACGAAAAATTATTGTCAATAAATCATCTAAAGAGTTATCTGATTTGCTGAGAACACCGGAAAATTACAAAAATTTTATGCCAGATGGTCTTCAGAAGTTTGAAAGCAGAGAAGATGGGTTCAAATTCGGACTTCAGGGAATGCCCGAAATCGCTTTAAAGATTGACGAAGTTACAGAAGAAAAGGCTGTGCTGAAGTCTGCAAGTTCCAGTTTAGATTTTGCTCTTACGGCAACTCTAAAATCTCTAAGTGAAAATCAGACAGAAGTTCAGATGCTTTTTGAAGGAAAATTTAATCCTTTCATTAAAATGATGGTTGAGAAACCGCTTCAGAATTTCATTAATACATTGACAGATAAGATTGAAGCTTATAAATAA
- a CDS encoding anhydro-N-acetylmuramic acid kinase, translating to MSTFHAIGLMSGTSLDGLDICFARFEKENSIWKFQILKAETVSYSKEVEDQLRNPIHLSAEKLLELHSEYGFYLGRAVKNFITKNKIVNIDVISSHGHTVFHQPQKKFTLQIGDGRAIKIETGLSVVYDFRSQDVLMGGNGAPLVPIGDELLFSQYDACLNLGGFSNISLKLNNERIAFDIAPVNIILNNLAEDYGQKFDKNGDLARKGKIITELLNKLNSIEFYSQSHPKSLGVEWCNENIFPLFANLDSMDVLATFTEHSAEQISKVLNQYQLEKVLFTGGGTYNSYLIEKIKEKTNSEIIVPEKEIIDFKEALIFAFMGVLRINNEINVLSSATGSISDHSSGIIA from the coding sequence ATGAGTACTTTTCATGCAATCGGATTGATGTCGGGAACAAGCCTGGATGGTTTGGATATTTGTTTTGCGAGGTTTGAAAAAGAAAATTCTATCTGGAAATTTCAAATTTTAAAGGCTGAAACTGTTTCCTATTCGAAAGAAGTTGAAGATCAACTGAGAAACCCTATTCATTTATCTGCTGAAAAACTTTTAGAACTGCATTCCGAATATGGATTTTATCTAGGAAGAGCGGTTAAAAATTTTATCACAAAAAATAAAATTGTAAATATTGACGTGATTTCTTCACACGGTCATACTGTTTTTCATCAACCACAAAAAAAATTCACTTTACAAATTGGCGACGGCCGCGCAATCAAGATAGAAACTGGCTTATCTGTTGTTTACGATTTTCGTTCACAGGACGTTTTAATGGGCGGAAACGGAGCTCCGCTTGTTCCGATCGGGGATGAACTTCTTTTTTCTCAATATGACGCATGCCTCAATCTTGGAGGATTTTCTAATATTTCATTAAAGCTAAACAATGAGAGAATTGCATTTGATATTGCTCCCGTCAATATTATTTTAAATAATCTTGCTGAAGATTACGGCCAGAAATTCGATAAAAATGGCGATTTAGCAAGGAAAGGAAAGATAATTACAGAATTACTGAATAAACTGAATTCGATCGAATTTTACAGCCAATCGCATCCGAAATCATTGGGAGTAGAATGGTGTAATGAAAACATTTTTCCATTATTTGCCAATTTAGATTCAATGGATGTTTTGGCTACTTTTACCGAACATTCTGCAGAACAGATTTCAAAAGTTTTGAATCAATATCAACTTGAAAAAGTATTATTTACGGGCGGCGGAACTTACAATTCTTATTTAATTGAAAAAATTAAGGAAAAGACAAATTCGGAAATCATTGTTCCTGAAAAAGAAATAATCGATTTCAAAGAAGCACTCATCTTTGCTTTTATGGGAGTCTTAAGAATAAATAACGAAATCAATGTACTTTCTTCCGCAACGGGAAGCATTTCAGATCACAGTTCCGGCATTATTGCATAA
- the lptC gene encoding LPS export ABC transporter periplasmic protein LptC: MSLISNISYKNIAYLFSCAIFFVLISCEEDLTKKNENLSKNFPSQIIKNAKIIQRDSGFVKLRATAPIIEKYELIDSQYTVARKGMKIEFFDKKKPKNPGNITAKYAKIYDYKQFFEARGNVKILTSDGQRFATQSVFWDQRKKRIYTRDTVYATMEDGSTLVHANGMTAKDDFSEYTFYNNSGDLDISKTKIAESKR, translated from the coding sequence ATGAGTTTGATTTCAAACATATCATATAAAAATATAGCATACCTTTTTAGTTGTGCTATATTTTTTGTGCTCATATCGTGCGAGGAAGATCTTACCAAGAAAAACGAAAACCTAAGCAAAAATTTCCCTTCGCAGATCATAAAAAATGCGAAAATCATTCAACGAGATTCCGGTTTTGTGAAATTGAGGGCGACGGCACCTATTATAGAAAAATATGAATTGATCGACAGCCAATATACAGTTGCCAGAAAAGGAATGAAAATTGAGTTCTTCGATAAGAAAAAGCCAAAAAATCCTGGTAATATTACTGCAAAATACGCTAAAATCTATGATTATAAGCAGTTTTTTGAAGCTCGGGGAAATGTAAAAATCCTTACGAGTGACGGACAGAGATTTGCCACACAAAGCGTTTTTTGGGATCAGAGAAAGAAGAGAATTTACACAAGAGATACCGTTTATGCAACTATGGAAGACGGGTCTACTCTTGTACATGCTAACGGAATGACCGCAAAAGATGACTTTTCAGAATACACTTTCTATAATAATTCTGGTGATCTTGACATCAGTAAGACAAAAATTGCCGAGTCTAAAAGATAA
- a CDS encoding DNA polymerase III subunit: protein MNWENIAGQENLKKLLRDSIAENRVSHAQLFVGKEGYGTMPLVLAYAKEILKRENEHAASKVEHLNHLDLHFSFPVFTDNKNSLSKNKFEQFREMMLESPYASYDDWTAFLDSENKQLFISADEIDDQNQKFALKSFEGGTKILIVWRADKMNVAASNKFLKFLEEPPAKTIILLTAESTDDILPTIISRTQIIEVPRIADEDLMDHLKNQFSASDDQAKMVAHEAQGNLNEAIKLLNAEIKNPEFERLFVQWVRDAFQVKKKPEFLKNIIVWAKEIAGWNREKQKNFLNYASEIFRLALLQNYQSEELVYKKIDANGFNWNGFSKFISGANIISILEEINAADHHLTRNGNPKIVWTDLGIKLSRYIHKNS from the coding sequence ATGAATTGGGAAAACATCGCCGGACAGGAAAATCTTAAAAAACTTCTTCGAGACAGCATTGCCGAAAACAGAGTGAGCCACGCCCAGCTTTTCGTAGGAAAAGAAGGCTACGGAACGATGCCTTTGGTTTTAGCCTATGCAAAAGAAATTCTTAAACGCGAAAATGAGCACGCTGCCTCAAAAGTAGAACATCTGAATCATCTTGATCTGCATTTCAGTTTTCCTGTATTTACCGACAATAAAAATTCTCTGAGTAAAAATAAATTTGAGCAGTTCCGCGAAATGATGTTAGAATCGCCGTATGCAAGCTACGACGATTGGACGGCATTTTTGGATTCAGAAAATAAGCAGCTTTTTATTTCGGCAGATGAAATTGATGATCAGAATCAGAAATTTGCTTTAAAAAGTTTTGAGGGCGGAACCAAAATTCTTATCGTTTGGCGAGCCGATAAAATGAATGTTGCGGCTTCAAACAAATTTCTTAAATTCTTAGAAGAGCCGCCCGCAAAAACGATCATTCTTTTAACAGCTGAAAGTACAGACGATATTCTTCCGACAATTATATCAAGAACTCAGATCATTGAGGTGCCAAGAATAGCTGATGAAGATCTAATGGATCACCTGAAAAATCAATTTTCGGCTTCCGATGATCAGGCGAAAATGGTTGCTCACGAGGCACAGGGAAATTTAAATGAGGCGATTAAACTTTTGAATGCCGAGATCAAAAATCCCGAATTTGAAAGACTTTTCGTTCAGTGGGTGCGAGATGCCTTTCAGGTAAAAAAGAAACCGGAATTTCTGAAAAATATTATCGTCTGGGCAAAAGAGATTGCCGGATGGAACAGAGAAAAGCAAAAGAATTTTCTAAATTATGCTTCTGAAATTTTCAGATTGGCCTTGCTTCAGAATTATCAGTCTGAAGAGTTGGTATATAAAAAAATTGATGCAAACGGATTTAATTGGAATGGTTTCTCGAAATTTATCAGTGGTGCCAATATCATCAGTATTTTGGAGGAAATCAATGCTGCAGATCATCATTTAACCCGAAACGGAAATCCTAAAATCGTCTGGACAGATCTTGGAATTAAACTTTCAAGATATATTCATAAAAATTCATAA